ACTTATCTTCGGTCCCATATTCGGACAGGAATTCGTGAATACTCTTTCCTTTTTGAAATTGGATCATATTTTTTGCCATGCTACACCTCCATCATATCTGGATAATCTTTCACATGCCTTAAGATAAGCATGGCGGAGTAAAAATGGTAATCAAATATACTAATCAGTGATAAAAAAAGCATATTACACTAAGAAATCTCGTCTGCATGGATAATATAAAACCGGGCCATGACTATAAAATACTCTGATGCAGGGATTTTGTGAAAAAATGAAAATGTCAAATTTGTTTGTTTTCGGTTCTACGAATTAACCACATCCCCTATTCCGTTAAGAATATAATTCGGCCTGTAAGCAAATTTAGGAAGATCAGCCATTGCAGTGACGCCGCTTAAAACAAGCACGGTCGTAAGCTCAGATTCGACTCCCGCAATTATATCCGTATCCATCCTGTCACCAATAATTGCGACAGCCTCTGCCCTTACGCCAAGCTTTTTCATTGCATTTCTCATAATTAGAGGATTAGGCTTTCCGACAAAATATGCTTTTGATCCTGTTGAAAGCTCTATGGGCGCGATTAGGGCTCCTGTTGCAGGAGCTATACCATTTTCAATCGGCCCAGTAAGATCCGAATTAGTTCCTATAAGCCGAGATCCATTCATGACAAGCTTAACTGCATGCTCTATCTGATGATAGCTGTACTTGCGCGTATCACCCACCACCACGTAGTCAGGGTTCATGTCGTTCATTGAATATCCGGCCTCGTAAAGGGCATTTATTATACCTGCTTCACCAATAACATAGGCGCTTCCAGCCGGAGTCTGGGTCGCAAGAAAATCAGCGGTTGCAAGTGCGCTTGTGTAAAAAGATTTTTCAGAAACCTCAACGCCAAGCCTGATAAGCTTTTCACGCAGCTCGCGCGGAGTTCTTTCGCTGCTGTTTGTAAGGAACAGGAATTTTTTGCCTGTTTCTTCTATCCAGTTAAGAAATTCGATGGCTCCAGGAAGAAGCTGATTACCATGATATATTACTCCGTCCATATCGCAGATGAACGCTTCCTTTTCTCTTAAAGATTCCATAAATCCCCTTAAGCTTAAAATGCTAATTTTTATCGGCCTCTGGCGGGTCGCTTTTTTGTAAAAAACCTCCGCAAAAAACTTTTTGAACTTCTGGTGTTCGAGTTTTGTTTTTTAATTCAAAACTGATGGTATCGCAAAAAGTCAAAAATGGGCGGTATCGTCATGCCAGACTTGATCAGGCATCCAGTAATTTAAAATACTTCTGAATTCCGGCCTGCGCAGGAATGACGGTAATCGGACTTTTTGCGACCCTGTCAAAACTATTTAGAGGCCATAAACTCGTTTTGCAATTATCCTAAAACGATAATTCAACAAGCGCAAGTATCTGATCAACCGGAAGTTTTTCATATGTTTTGGCCACAAACCCGCCTTTGTGCGCAAATTTAACGGAGGGATGCTTTTCTATCTTTGAAAAATTGACTCCAGGGAAGTCGCCAAAGCGATACAGTTTCCAGCCGTTCCCCCTGCTGTCCCACGAAATGCATGCAGCGGCCTTTTGGCCGTCAATCGTCTTCCAGTAGGCATCCATGCCTGTGCTGTCATCTGTGAGGCCGATTATAACTTCTTTGCCCTTTATGACTTTTCTTTCGCATGACGCCCAAAAATCAAAACTTGCTTTGAGTTCCTTGGCTTCATTAATAATTTCGATTCCAAATTTTCTCATGATAGGAGTAACAGAGTTCGGATCATCCTCAAACCATTTAACAATCCATGATTCGAGTGGGCTGTATGCAGGCTCAAGATCCTCTACGCCCATAAGTCTTGAAACCCTTATCGGGCCAAGGCGATCCATCTTTTCCTTGAAATCCCACCAGGGTTTTATCTTCATGGTTTCGGACAAACCAAGATAATCACCCACAATACAAAAACTGGCCAGAATTGTCAGATCCTGATGATGATCAAAATTTTTCATTTCAGGTTCATGGCGTCCGCCAACATCCACAACCCATATTTCAGGATCATCAAGCTCGGCCTCTTCAGGTTCTTTTCTGAAAACATCAAACTCGGTTTCAGGATAAGAAGCAAGAATAAGTGACAAAGCAAGAAACTCGTCGAAATGGGCCTTTCCAGGATGTGTGATTATTGTTTTTTTCATATGATCTGTCCCATAAGGATATTTATATAATTATAGTGAGCTGGGTATGAAGATAATGTCAATTTTAGATTCTTTAAATAGCAGACTTTTTAATGTGCGCAAAAAATAAAAAACCCGGAGGCAAAGCCTCCGGGTTTAAAATTCAATAATAATAATTGAATCTATTTATTCTTCAGCATCTTCCGCTTTTGGTGGAAGATTTACTTCCTGGAGTTCTTCTCCGAGATACTGTCTTTCGCTTTCTCCAAGAATACCAAGGGCAAGACCAAGAACTGTCCAGATATGAACAACATGGTAATGACTTCCATAATGTTCTGAAAGCTCATGAATCTGGGCATGGCAGTTATGGCAGCCAGCAACTACATAGGTAGCCTTGGTAGCCTTTATCTGCTCGTCCTTGATTTTTCCGTAAAGAAGTCTTTCTTCTTTAAGACCGGACTGGAGATATCCGCCGCCGCCGCCGCAGCAGAAGTTATTGCTCTTGTTTGGATAAGTATCCACAAAATTCTCTTCGCCCACGCATGACTTAATGACGTAACGGATGTCATCAGCTGCTGCGTCGCCAAAGGTCTTACGGATAATATTGCATGGGTCCTGAATGGTGAATTTAATCTGGAGATCCTTGTTCCACTCGGAACTAGGCTTGAGTCTGCCTTCGCGGATCCACTGTGCGTAGTACTGATAGATGGTGCCGACTTCGAAGTTGTGCGGAATGTTGTACTTTTTCAGTCCTGCCAGGACTGAGAATGTTATATGCCCTCACTCGGTATTGAGAAAGACCTTGCACCCG
Above is a genomic segment from Desulforegula conservatrix Mb1Pa containing:
- a CDS encoding HAD-IIA family hydrolase, which produces MESLREKEAFICDMDGVIYHGNQLLPGAIEFLNWIEETGKKFLFLTNSSERTPRELREKLIRLGVEVSEKSFYTSALATADFLATQTPAGSAYVIGEAGIINALYEAGYSMNDMNPDYVVVGDTRKYSYHQIEHAVKLVMNGSRLIGTNSDLTGPIENGIAPATGALIAPIELSTGSKAYFVGKPNPLIMRNAMKKLGVRAEAVAIIGDRMDTDIIAGVESELTTVLVLSGVTAMADLPKFAYRPNYILNGIGDVVNS
- a CDS encoding MYG1 family protein, which codes for MKKTIITHPGKAHFDEFLALSLILASYPETEFDVFRKEPEEAELDDPEIWVVDVGGRHEPEMKNFDHHQDLTILASFCIVGDYLGLSETMKIKPWWDFKEKMDRLGPIRVSRLMGVEDLEPAYSPLESWIVKWFEDDPNSVTPIMRKFGIEIINEAKELKASFDFWASCERKVIKGKEVIIGLTDDSTGMDAYWKTIDGQKAAACISWDSRGNGWKLYRFGDFPGVNFSKIEKHPSVKFAHKGGFVAKTYEKLPVDQILALVELSF